TATATTGCCATGCCCAAGCCCAATATGTATCAATCCCTCCATACCACCTTAATCGGGCCTAAGGGACAGCCTTTTGAAATTCAAATTAGAACCTTTGAGATGCATAGAACTGCCGAATATGGTATTGCTGCTCATTGGAAGTATAAGGAGGGGGCTGACGGAAAGGGCGTTAATTCCAGTGCTGAAGAAGAGAAGTTGACTTGGCTCCGTCAAGTTTTAGAATGGCAGAGAGATCTTTCCGACAATAGGGAGTTTTTAAGTTTACTTAAAAATGATTTTGATTTATTCTCTGACAGTGTGTATGCATTTACACCTACAGGTGATGTTAAGACTTTGCCAAGGGGCTCTAATACCATTGATTTTGCATACAGCATTCATAGTGCTGTGGGTAATAAAATGGTGGGAGCCAGAGTTAACGGTAAGCTAGTACCCATTGACTATGTAATTCAAAACGGGGACCGGGTTGAGATTATGACTTCTCAAAATTCTAGAGGTCCCAGCCGTGACTGGCTTTCCATTGTTAAGAGTACTCAGGCAAAAAACAAGATTAATCAATGGTTTAAATCCGTATTAAAAGAGGACAATATAAATAAAGGCAAGGAATTGATTGCAAGTTATTGTAAGCACAAAAATATTGTACTTAGTGAACTGATGAAACCAGATTATACCGGTGTAGTATTAAGAAAATACGGTTTTAAAGACTGGGATTCTTTACTGGCTGCAGTAGGTCATGGAGGACTTAAAGAAAGTCAAGTAGTTAACCGTCTATATGAAGAACACCGTAAAAAGAATATGCTTAATATAACCGATGAGAATATTCTTGAAGAGGTAATAGGAAATAAGGATTATAAATTGCCTACCACCAAATCTAAAAGTGGTATTGTAGTTAAGGGAATCCATGATTTAGCAGTACGTTTTTCAAAATGCTGTAGCCCTGTTCCGGGAGATGAAATTATCGGTTTTGTTACCAGGGGAAGAGGGATATCAATTCATAGAACAGATTGCATCAATGTAATTAATTTGCCGGAGGATGATAGGGCAAGGTTAATAGATGCCGAATGGGATGTAAATGCCGGGAAACAAACAGGAGTATATCCGGCAGAAATTAAGATCTTTGCCAATAATCGAACCGGTGTCCTGGTGGATATATCCAGGGTCTTAACTGAAAATAAAATCGACGTTACATCCATGAATGTAAGAACCAGTAAGCAGGGTACTGCCTCTATTAGTATTGGTTTTGAAATTAATGGAGTGGAACAACTTAATGAGATTATTGACAAGATACGTAATGTAGAAAGCGTACTTGATATTGAACGTACAGCCGGTTAATTAATTGCAATTAAATGAAAGTAGGTATTATATGAGAAAAATTCATATAAAAACAATGGTTTTAGGTATGTTGCAAACCAATTGTTATATTGTTAGTGCTCCTAATTCAAAGGAAGTTGTTGTAATTGATCCTGCTGACAATGTTAATAAGATAGATCAATATTTAAATGAAAATGACCTGGTATGTAAGATGATATTACTTACCCACGGTCATTTTGACCATATAACAGCAGCAAATGATCTAAAGCTTCTTACCAAGGCTCCCATATGTGCCCATGAAGATGAGGCAGACTTTCTTAAGGATTCCAATCTTAATCTCTCTGCTCATATGGGAGAAGAGGTTATGGTTGAAGCCGATATTTTACTTAAGGATGGAAAAGAGTTTCAGGCAGGAGGCCTACATTGGAAGGTGATATATACACCGGGGCATACCAAAGGAGGAGCCTGCTATTTTCTTAAAGAGGAAAAAATAATTTTTAGCGGAGATACTCTTTTATATGAAAGTATAGGAAGGTCGGATTTTCCTACCGGAAATCATCAAAGATTAATAGAATCTATCCAAAGTAAATTGATGACCCTTTCAGATGATATAGAGATTTATCCCGGACATGGTAGACCGACCACCATAGGTCATGAAAAAAGTTTTAATCCGTATCTATAGATTATATAATAGCTAGGAGTAATAATGATTAAAATTATTCTATCCCATAAGGCATATGAAAATGATGCCTATCCCATTGTAAAGGCCTTTTACCCAAAAGAAGAGATACTGGTAAAAGGCTCTAAGGACGTGATTATAGAAGAGGGAAACCTTAGCAAGGTTCATAGCTGTATACAGATAGATTTTGGTAATGATAAAATTGAAATTGTAATTACCCATAATAAAGATAGAAAATATAAAACCATTACAGAAACACCGGATCCTGTTAAGGACAAGGCAGCTTATAAAAATGCCATGAAGCGGCAGTTATATAAAATGCTCTCCTCCATAAGTAATATTAAACTACCCTGGGGAATTCTAACCGGTATAAGGCCTGTTAAGCTGGTATATGAAATGCTTGATAGGGGCATGGATGATAGTGAAATATATAACTTTATGGAGAGAGAATACCTTTGTAGCAGGGAAAAAATTGATATCAGTATAGATATAGCAAAAAGGGAAAGAAAACTCCTTCATGAAATTGATTATAAAAAGGGATATAGTATATATATAGGAATTCCCTTTTGTCCAAGTACCTGTCTATATTGTTCATTTACTTCATATTCAGTAGAAAGACATGCAGATAGGATTACAAGTTATCTTAATGCCCTAGAAAAAGAAATAAAATATGGTTCAACTTGTTTTCCTGATAAAAAGTTAACTTCAGTTTATCTTGGGGGTGGTACACCTACCACTTTATCTGCAGAACAACTAGATAGATTACTGGGACTTATAAGAGAGCAGTATGACTTTACCCATGTACGGGAGTTTTGCGTAGAAGCCGGAAGGCCTGACAGTATTAGCAGAAAAAAGCTTGAAGTCCTAAAAAAATGGGGTGTTGACAGAATCTCCATAAATCCACAGACTATGCAGCAAAAAACCTTGGATTTAATCGGTAGAAGGCATACTGTAGAACAAATTGAAGAAGCATTTTATCTGGCTAGAGAAACCGGCCATGAGAATATCAATATGGACATAATTATAGGACTTCCTAATGAAAGTCCTGAAGATGTAATAGATACTTTAAATAAAATTGAAAAGTTAAATCCGGAAAGTCTTACTGTCCATACTTTGGCACTTAAGCGGGCAGCGAGGCTTAATACTGAAAAAGAAAATTATAAAAATTTACAGGCTGTGGATGTTCCTAGGATGATGGAAGCAACTATGGAATTTGCCAAAAAGAAGGGTTATCTTCCCTATTATCTCTACAGACAAAAGAATATGGCAGATAATCTTGAGAACATTGGCTATGCAAAAGAGGGTAAGGAAGGTCTTTATAATATTTTGATTATGGAAGAAAAACAAACCATCTTAGCCTTTGGAGCCGGAGCCATGTCTAAATTCGTATTTCATGATGAGAATCGGATTGAAAGAGTTGAAAATGTAAAGAGTCTTACAGACTATATTAGTAGAATAGATGAAATGATTGCCAGAAAAAAAGAATTTTTATTAAAGAATCCACAGTTATAGAAGTATTTCTTATTATATTATATTGCTTATCCTATTATTTGCTTTTATAATATAGGAACTATTGATAAAATGTAACAGGTTAGGAGGACTATGATGATAACACAAAGACCAAAGGGAACGCAGGATTGGTATGGTTCCAATATGTATAAAAGAACCATAATTGAAGAAATCGCACGGAAAATTTGTAAGGCGTACCATATCAAGGAGATTATTACTCCTGTTTTTGAGCATACAATCCTGTTTCAGCGAGGGGTTGGGGAAACCACGGATGTAGTTCAAAAGGAGATGTATACCTTTATGGATAAGGGGAACAGAAGTATTACCCTAAAGCCTGAAGGAACAGCAGGAACAGTCCGTGCTTATCTTGAAAACAGCCTATATGCCGAGAGTCAGCCTACAAAGCTTTTTTACATTACTCCGGCTTTTCGTTATGAAAATCCCCAGAGCGGAAGGTTAAGACAACATCATCAATTTGGTGTTGAGTTCTTTGGTTCAGCAAGTCCTCTGGCAGAAGTGGAACTAATTACTCTATTGATGGAATTTATGAAGGAGCTTGGCCTAAAAGGAGTTAAGCTACATATCAATAGTATCGGTTGTAAAAATTGTAGAAAAGAATATAACAAAGCCTTATTGGAATTCTTAAAAAGACATGAGGATAAACTGTGTGGCACCTGTAAGGAGAGAATGGAGAAAAACCCCTTGCGAATTATAGACTGCAAAGTGGATGGCTGCAAAGAAATAGTAAAGGATGCCCCAAGAACCATTGAATATCTAGATGAAGAATGTAAAGATCACTTTAATGATCTACAAAGCCTGCTTAATGAGCTTAATATCCCCTTCGAAGTGGATACAGGTATTGTCAGGGGACTGGATTACTATACCAAGACCGTATTTGAATTTGTTAACGGTGAAGGCTTTACCCTGTGCGGCGGAGGCAGGTACGATAATCTGATTCATGAAATTGACGGTAAACAGGATATTCCTGCTGTCGGTTTTGGATTTGGTATTGAAAGAATTATTAATGAGCTGGAGACAGAAAAGGTGGAACTTCCTAAAGAGCCAGCAGTGGATTTATATGTAGGGATCTTAGGTAAAGAATCAAAGGCAGCAGCATATAGTTTAGTTAGAGAGCTAAGAAAAGAAGGTTTTATTATAGAGACCGATTATATGGACCGTAGTGTTAAAGCCCAAATGAAATATGCCAATAAAATCGGTGCAAAACATACGGTAATTATAGGAGCTGACGAATTGGCAGCAAAAAAAGTCAATATAAAGGATATGGACAGGGGAGAGCAGTTTGAACTTAGCTTAGATAAAATATCAGATTTTCTTAAAAGATAATATAAAACCTTAAAAGAGGAACAGGCTTTCGGTAATTGAACTCCTGTTCCTCAATTAATTATAAGCAATATCCCACAATGCTTTTAGATAAAGACATTTATCTAAATTTTAAAGGATATTTTGTAATCTGTCTAATAGTTAAAGTTTATAGAAGGAATAAGGGGATACTTATATATAAATTATATGAAAAAAATTACTTATAATACCAAGTACCATGACCTATAAGTTTTTTTAAAAGTGCAATATATTCAATTGATACCCTAGAAAGATAACGGTTTTTTCGATAGGCTATATATAGACTGCGGGTAGCTTTGGGATGATTTAGCTTATAATAGATAGGATGTTTATGGTAGTTGCCAAATTTTATCAGAAAATCAGGAATAAATGTACAACCAATCCCTGCTAAAACCCAAGAAAAGGCAGTCTCTAATCGTTCGCTGAATAATATGATATAGGGGTTAAATCCTGCTGATAAGCAGAATTCGGAAGAAGTAGAATATAATTTTTGATTTTGCTTAAGGAAAATAAAAGGGGCTGACTTAAAGATGGATAAATCTACGGCAGGTGTCATATGAAGCTTGGCAGAATCAGTCTTTATATCATGGTCAGAGACTTGATATGATTCTATCCCCTTATTGATAGGACTTTGTGGGGGAACTGCAAGGTAAAGTTGTTCCATAGCCAGTTCTTCCGCATAAAATGAGCTTTCATCAAAGTTGCCCGTTCCCAAATATAAATCAATGGTACCGTTCATAGCAGCTTCTTCAAGGTTATGTGTAATATCTTCAAGTATATGAATAGTTATGCCCGGGTATAGTTCTTGAAATTTAGCAATGCTTTTAGGTAAAAGACATGAAGCACGAAAAGGACTAGTTCCTATTCTCAAATCTCCTGTATTAAGATTTGTCAAATCTGCAATCTGCTGATTTAATTCATCTTCAATTGCCTTTATTTTCCTTGCAGCATTTACAAAGGCTTCTCCTGCCGGTGTAAGTCTTATGGGAGAAGTGCTTCTATCAAAAATTGGGACACGGAGTTCCTTTTCAAGATTCTTAATAAACTGGCTAAGGGAAGGCTGGGTTACATATAGTTTTTGTGCAGCTTTTGAGAAACTTTTTTCTTCAGCAAGAGTAAGAACATATTCTATTTGCTGAGAGGTCATAAGATGACTCCTTTCTTATCATTGGTATTCAGCTGATTTTGTTGACATAAGTATACACTTATACACATGATAAGTCAATAACAATTAGCCTATATCTAGGGGATTTGTTACAATAAAGTTGCACATTTTCCCTAAACTTTTTG
This genomic interval from Herbinix luporum contains the following:
- a CDS encoding MBL fold metallo-hydrolase — protein: MRKIHIKTMVLGMLQTNCYIVSAPNSKEVVVIDPADNVNKIDQYLNENDLVCKMILLTHGHFDHITAANDLKLLTKAPICAHEDEADFLKDSNLNLSAHMGEEVMVEADILLKDGKEFQAGGLHWKVIYTPGHTKGGACYFLKEEKIIFSGDTLLYESIGRSDFPTGNHQRLIESIQSKLMTLSDDIEIYPGHGRPTTIGHEKSFNPYL
- the hemZ gene encoding coproporphyrinogen dehydrogenase HemZ → MIKIILSHKAYENDAYPIVKAFYPKEEILVKGSKDVIIEEGNLSKVHSCIQIDFGNDKIEIVITHNKDRKYKTITETPDPVKDKAAYKNAMKRQLYKMLSSISNIKLPWGILTGIRPVKLVYEMLDRGMDDSEIYNFMEREYLCSREKIDISIDIAKRERKLLHEIDYKKGYSIYIGIPFCPSTCLYCSFTSYSVERHADRITSYLNALEKEIKYGSTCFPDKKLTSVYLGGGTPTTLSAEQLDRLLGLIREQYDFTHVREFCVEAGRPDSISRKKLEVLKKWGVDRISINPQTMQQKTLDLIGRRHTVEQIEEAFYLARETGHENINMDIIIGLPNESPEDVIDTLNKIEKLNPESLTVHTLALKRAARLNTEKENYKNLQAVDVPRMMEATMEFAKKKGYLPYYLYRQKNMADNLENIGYAKEGKEGLYNILIMEEKQTILAFGAGAMSKFVFHDENRIERVENVKSLTDYISRIDEMIARKKEFLLKNPQL
- a CDS encoding RelA/SpoT family protein — translated: MDDYMNRSLLYRPAATSVPADFTAPEQLYKKLIDKVIDYHPSADISILEKAYQLAMNAHKDQFRKSGEPYIVHPLCVANILAELELDKESIVAGILHDVVEDTDFTIEQVAEMFTDEIALLVDGVTKLTQLKYSKDKVEIQAENLRKMFLAMAKDIRVILIKLADRLHNMRTLKYMRPEKQKEIARETMDIYAPIAQRLGISKIKVELDDLSLKYLEPEVYKDLAEKIATKKSERQAYIDSIVADVRFHIDEAGIAAKIDGRIKHFFSIYKKMVNQNKTLDQIYDLFAVRIIVNSLKDCYAALGVIHEMYKPIPGRFKDYIAMPKPNMYQSLHTTLIGPKGQPFEIQIRTFEMHRTAEYGIAAHWKYKEGADGKGVNSSAEEEKLTWLRQVLEWQRDLSDNREFLSLLKNDFDLFSDSVYAFTPTGDVKTLPRGSNTIDFAYSIHSAVGNKMVGARVNGKLVPIDYVIQNGDRVEIMTSQNSRGPSRDWLSIVKSTQAKNKINQWFKSVLKEDNINKGKELIASYCKHKNIVLSELMKPDYTGVVLRKYGFKDWDSLLAAVGHGGLKESQVVNRLYEEHRKKNMLNITDENILEEVIGNKDYKLPTTKSKSGIVVKGIHDLAVRFSKCCSPVPGDEIIGFVTRGRGISIHRTDCINVINLPEDDRARLIDAEWDVNAGKQTGVYPAEIKIFANNRTGVLVDISRVLTENKIDVTSMNVRTSKQGTASISIGFEINGVEQLNEIIDKIRNVESVLDIERTAG
- the hisS gene encoding histidine--tRNA ligase is translated as MITQRPKGTQDWYGSNMYKRTIIEEIARKICKAYHIKEIITPVFEHTILFQRGVGETTDVVQKEMYTFMDKGNRSITLKPEGTAGTVRAYLENSLYAESQPTKLFYITPAFRYENPQSGRLRQHHQFGVEFFGSASPLAEVELITLLMEFMKELGLKGVKLHINSIGCKNCRKEYNKALLEFLKRHEDKLCGTCKERMEKNPLRIIDCKVDGCKEIVKDAPRTIEYLDEECKDHFNDLQSLLNELNIPFEVDTGIVRGLDYYTKTVFEFVNGEGFTLCGGGRYDNLIHEIDGKQDIPAVGFGFGIERIINELETEKVELPKEPAVDLYVGILGKESKAAAYSLVRELRKEGFIIETDYMDRSVKAQMKYANKIGAKHTVIIGADELAAKKVNIKDMDRGEQFELSLDKISDFLKR
- a CDS encoding LysR family transcriptional regulator; amino-acid sequence: MTSQQIEYVLTLAEEKSFSKAAQKLYVTQPSLSQFIKNLEKELRVPIFDRSTSPIRLTPAGEAFVNAARKIKAIEDELNQQIADLTNLNTGDLRIGTSPFRASCLLPKSIAKFQELYPGITIHILEDITHNLEEAAMNGTIDLYLGTGNFDESSFYAEELAMEQLYLAVPPQSPINKGIESYQVSDHDIKTDSAKLHMTPAVDLSIFKSAPFIFLKQNQKLYSTSSEFCLSAGFNPYIILFSERLETAFSWVLAGIGCTFIPDFLIKFGNYHKHPIYYKLNHPKATRSLYIAYRKNRYLSRVSIEYIALLKKLIGHGTWYYK